Proteins from a genomic interval of Musa acuminata AAA Group cultivar baxijiao chromosome BXJ1-9, Cavendish_Baxijiao_AAA, whole genome shotgun sequence:
- the LOC103997025 gene encoding chaperone protein dnaJ C76, chloroplastic, with protein MAQVLAPVRTGLLFEFPKMSSTAHGIRRQGVAAADRSSTDRYRRRGRRNFRIAAAVAEKGFSSQDDVAEDFYAVLGLLPDATPQQIKKAYYNCMKACHPDLSGNDPDINNFCMFINEVYAVLSDPIQRMIYDEIHGYAATAINPFFDDSASKDHAFVDEFSCIGCKNCANVAPDVFRIEEEYGRARVFSQSGNPDLVQQAIESCPVDCIHRTSAAQLSLLEDEMRRVERVNVGLMLSGMGSSSLDVFRMACSRWEKRQAKVLERAKIRMMKQKDSDKSGSWSNIWGAPKNYETTEEEVKERAKRAAAAARRWREYSRRGADRPPTNKLPEAISSKEQ; from the exons ATGGCCCAGGTGCTCGCGCCGGTGCGCACGGGCTTGCTCTTCGAGTTCCCCAAGATGTCGTCGACGGCTCATGGAATCCGGCGGCAGGGCGTAGCGGCCGCCGACCGTTCGAGTACCGACCGCTATCGTCGGCGGGGGAGGAGGAACTTCAGGATCGCTGCGGCGGTGGCGGAGAAGGGTTTCTCCTCGCAGGACGATGTCGCCGAGGATTTCTACGCTGTTCTTGGGCTG CTTCCAGATGCCACTCCTCAGCAGATAAAGAAAGCTTACTATAATTGCATGAAAGCATGCCATCCAGACTTGAGTGGGAATGATCCAGACATCAATAACTTTTGTATGTTCATCAATGAAGTCTATGCG GTACTCAGTGATCCTATTCAGCGTATGATATATGATGAGATTCATGGATATGCAGCAACTGCTATCAATCCTTTCTTTGATGATAGTGCTTCAAAAGATCATGCTTTTGTTGATGAGTTTAGTTGCATAG GGTGCAAAAATTGCGCTAATGTGGCCCCAGATGTGTTTCGGATCGAGGAAGAGTATGGGCGAGCAAGGGTTTTCAGCCAATCAGGGAATCCTGACTTAGTTCAACAAGCAATTGAAAGTTG CCCAGTTGATTGCATTCACCGGACATCTGCTGCACAGCTATCGCTCCTTGAAGATGAAATGCGAAGGGTGGAGAGAGTGAAT GTTGGGCTAATGCTTTCTGGAATGGGGAGCTCATCCCTTGACGTGTTCAGAATG GCATGTTCAAGATGGGAAAAGCGCCAAGCAAAAGTCTTG GAAAGGGCTAAGATACGAATGATGAAGCAGAAGGATTCTGATAAGAGTGGGTCCTGGAGCAACATTTGGGGGGCACCCAAGAATTATGAAACTACAG AGGAAGAAGTGAAGGAGAGGGCTAAGAGAGCTGCTGCTGCGGCTAGAAGGTGGAGAGAGTACTCAAGAAGGGGAGCTGATAGACCTCCCACAAACAAACTTCCTGAGGCaatctcttccaaagaacagtag